A region of Epinephelus fuscoguttatus linkage group LG1, E.fuscoguttatus.final_Chr_v1 DNA encodes the following proteins:
- the strip1 gene encoding striatin-interacting protein 1 homolog encodes MDVGGNGAGLPVNNKQRAMLPNKTRGEFTRNPRKDSEGLSESPDLEFEYADTDKWAAELSELYSYTEGPEFALNRKCFEVEFRTHVSDKKWTELDAAQHRAHAMRLLDGLEVIAREKRLKVARAILYMAQGTFAECSSEAEVQYWMRYNIFLLLDVGTFSALVELLNMEIDNSAACSSAVRKPAISLADSTDLRVLLNIMYLMVETIQQDDPADKPEWKIIRETFRAELGSPLFNNEPISVMLFGMVTKFCSGHAPHFPMKKVLLLLWKSILFTLGGFEQLQTIKVHKREELGLPPLPEDSIRVIRSMRAASPPASASDLIEQQQKRARREHKALIKQDNLDAFNEKDPYKADDSREDEDDNDDNDNNIEPETFPLERDEVMPPPIPHPPTERVSFPRGLPWAPKVREKDIENFLESSRSKFIGYTLGSDTDTVVGLPRPIHESIRTLKQHKYISIAEIQIVKEEEFQKTPLSGGEEEVEMSATELLYQGILPSLPQYMIALLKILLAAAPTSKAKTDSINILADVLPEEMPTTVLQSMKLGVDVNRHKEIIVKAISAILLLLLKHFKLNHIYQFEYMAQHLVFANCIPLILKFFNQNIMSYITAKNSISVLDFPYCVVHELPELTAESLEAGDNNQFCWRNLFSCINLLRILNKLTKWKHSRTMMLVVFKSAPILKRALKVKQAMMQLYVLKLLKVQTKYLGRQWRKSNMKTMSAIYQKVRHRLNDDWAYGNDLDARPWDFQAEECALRANIERFNSRRYDKTHSNPDFLPVDNCLQSVLGQRVDLPEDFQMNYDLWLEREVFSKPISWEELLQ; translated from the exons ATGGACGTCGGTGGGAATGGTGCTGGGCTTCctgtaaacaataaacagagaGCTATGCTACCTAACAAAACCAGGGGCGAATTTACCCGCAACCCAAGAAAAGACTCAGAG GGGCTGTCTGAGTCTCCAGACCTCGAATTTGAATATGCTGATACAGACAAGTGGGCTGCAGAGCTGTCAG AGCTGTACAGTTATACTGAAGGACCAGAGTTTGCTCTCAATAGGAAGTGCTTTGAGGTGGAATTCAGAACACATG TGTCTGATAAGAAGTGGACGGAGCTTGATGCAGCTCAGCACAGAGCTCACGCCATGCGATTGTTGGACGGTCTGGAAGTGATTGCGCGGGAGAAGAGGCTGAAGGTCGCCAGAGCTATTCTTTACATGGCTCAGG GAACCTTTGCAGAGTGCAGCTCTGAGGCTGAGGTGCAGTACTGGATGAGATACAACATCTTTCTGCTGCTGGATGTGGGGACCTTCTCTGCTCTGGTGGAGCTGCTCAACATGGAGATTGA TAACAGCGCTGCCTGCAGTAGTGCTGTTAGGAAACCAGCCATCTCTCTTGCTGACAGCACAGATCTCAGAGTGCTGCTTAACATAATGTACCTGATGGTGGAAACGATACAACAGGACGACCCAGCAGACAAGCCTGAGTGGAAAATCATCAGGGAAACCTTCAGGGCAGAACTCG GATCTCCTCTGTTCAACAACGAGCCCATTTCCGTCATGCTCTTCGGGATGGTTACCAAGTTCTGCAGTGGCCATGCCCCTCACTTCCCGATGAAGaaggtgttgttgctgttgtggaAGAGCATACTG TTCACACTCGGAGGGTTTGAGCAGCTCCAAACCATAAAGGTTCATAAGCGTGAAGAGCTgggtcttcctcctcttccgGAGGACAGCATTCGAGTCATTCGCAGTATGAGGGCCGCTTCTCCACCTGCGTCTGCATCCGACCTCatagagcagcagcaaaaacgGGCACGCCGCGAACACAAG GCGCTGATCAAACAGGACAACCTCGACGCATTCAATGAAAAGGATCCTTACAAGGCCGATGACTCTCGTGAGGATGAGGACGACAACGACGACAATGACAACAATATAGAGCCAGAGACTTTCCCTCTAGAGAGGGACGAGGTGATGCCTCCACCTATTCCTCATCCTCCAACAGAGAGGGTGTCCTTCCCCAGAGGACTGCCGTGGGCTCCTAAAGTCAG GGAAAAAGACATCGAAAATTTCCTGGAGTCAAGTAGAAGTAAATTTATTGGTTACACGCTCGGAAG TGATACAGATACAGTTGTTGGTTTGCCCAGGCCGATTCACGAGAGCATAAGGACGTTAAAGCAG CATAAGTACATCTCCATCGCTGAGATACAGATTGTAAAGGAGGAGGAGTTTCAGAAAACCCCTCTGTCTGGG GGTGAAGAGGAGGTGGAAATGTCCGCCACTGAGCTGCTCTATCAGGGAATTCTGCCCAGTTTGCCTCAATACATG ATCGCTCTGCTGAAGATTCTGCTCGCAGCAGCTCCGACTTCCAAAGCCAAGACGGACTCCATCAACATCCTGGCAGACGTGTTGCCAGAGGAGATGCC GACCACAGTGCTGCAAAGCATGAAACTTGGTGTTGATGTGAATCGACACAAAGAGATCATCGTGAAAGCCATCTCTGCtattctgctgctgctcctgaaACACTTCAAACTTAACCACATCTACCAG TTTGAGTACATGGCTCAACACCTGGTGTTTGCCAACTGCATTCCCCTCATCCTGAAGTTCTTCAACCAGAACATCATGTCTTACATCACAGCTAAAAACAG CATTTCAGTACTTGACTTTCCTTATTGTGTGGTGCATGAGCTGCCAGAGTTAACCGCAGAGAGTTTG GAAGCAGGAGACAACAATCAGTTCTGCTGGAGGAATCTGTTCTCCTGTATTAACCTGCTGAGGATCCTCAACAAACTAACCAAGTGGAAGCACTCCAGAACAATG ATGCTGGTGGTGTTCAAGTCCGCTCCCATCCTGAAGAGGGCGCTGAAGGTCAAGCAGGCCATGATGCAGCTCTACGTCCTCAAGCTGCTCAAAGTGCAGACCAAATACCTGGGGCGTCAGTGGAGGAAGAGCAACATGAAGACCATGTCTGCCATCTATCAGAAGGTCCGACATCGGCTCAATGACGACTGGGCCTACGGGAACG ATCTGGACGCCCGTCCCTGGGACTTCCAGGCCGAGGAGTGTGCTCTGCGGGCCAACATCGAGCGCTTCAACAGCCGCCGCTACGACAAGACCCACAGCAACCCGGACTTCCTGCCTGTGGACAACTGTCTGCAAAGTGTCCTGGGACAGCGGGTGGACCTGCCCGAGGACTTCCAAATGAACTACGACCTCTGGCTGGAGCGGGAGGTCTTCTCCAAACCTATTTCCTGGGAAGAGCTGCTACAGTGA